A region from the Corallococcus soli genome encodes:
- a CDS encoding FAD-binding oxidoreductase, which translates to MNPAAPTFERVAPERVAKVLEALADVLTQGQVRRDEASLDAYARDESDSGVYPPDVVLLPEDTAQVSAIFKACQAHGVPFTPCGARSGKSGGSLPLRGGVVVSLERMNRIRSISTEDLTAVVEPGVITGDLMKAVEAQGLFYPPDPNSWEFCTVGGNVAENAGGPRALKYGVTRDYVIGLEWVMPDGEVLRVGRRTIKGVAGYDLVGLFVGSEGTLGVATEVTVQLIPLPRQVMTALVVFPSVLHAARGVSAVLAAGILPRCLELIDEVAVQAIVHRGSFQFPPDAGAALIAEVDGNAPEGVFAELTQLGAICEAQGATQTLVAQDEAQREKLWAARRGISPALRALKAAKISEDIVVPRSKIPEVIERLKKMGEELGLTVATYGHAGDGNLHANILYDGPAQRPLVEEALRRMLELTVALGGTITGEHGVGHAKREYLALEQAPALLDLQRRLKAFFDPSGLLNPEKIFPAPKRS; encoded by the coding sequence ATGAACCCGGCGGCCCCGACCTTCGAGCGGGTGGCCCCCGAGCGGGTCGCGAAGGTGCTGGAGGCCCTGGCGGACGTGCTGACGCAGGGACAGGTGCGGCGCGACGAGGCCTCGCTGGACGCCTACGCGCGCGACGAGTCCGACAGCGGCGTCTACCCGCCCGACGTCGTCCTGCTGCCGGAGGACACCGCGCAGGTGTCCGCCATCTTCAAGGCGTGTCAGGCCCACGGCGTGCCCTTCACCCCGTGCGGCGCGCGCAGCGGCAAGAGCGGCGGGTCGCTGCCCCTGCGCGGCGGCGTGGTGGTGAGCCTGGAGCGCATGAACCGCATCCGCTCCATCTCCACGGAAGACCTCACCGCGGTGGTGGAGCCCGGCGTCATCACGGGCGACCTGATGAAGGCCGTGGAGGCGCAGGGGCTCTTCTATCCGCCCGACCCCAACTCCTGGGAGTTCTGCACCGTGGGCGGCAACGTGGCGGAGAACGCCGGTGGCCCGCGCGCGCTCAAGTACGGCGTCACGCGCGACTACGTCATCGGCCTGGAGTGGGTAATGCCGGACGGCGAGGTGCTGCGCGTGGGCCGGCGCACCATCAAGGGCGTGGCCGGCTACGATCTCGTGGGGCTCTTCGTCGGCTCCGAGGGCACGCTCGGCGTCGCCACGGAGGTCACCGTCCAGCTCATCCCCTTGCCCCGCCAGGTGATGACCGCGCTGGTGGTGTTCCCTTCCGTGCTGCACGCGGCCCGGGGCGTCTCCGCCGTGCTCGCCGCTGGCATCCTGCCCCGCTGCCTGGAGCTCATCGACGAGGTCGCGGTCCAGGCCATCGTCCACCGGGGCAGCTTCCAGTTCCCTCCGGACGCGGGCGCCGCCCTCATCGCGGAGGTGGACGGCAACGCCCCCGAAGGGGTGTTCGCGGAACTCACCCAGCTGGGCGCCATCTGCGAGGCCCAGGGGGCCACCCAGACCCTGGTGGCGCAGGACGAGGCCCAGCGGGAGAAGCTGTGGGCGGCGCGGCGGGGGATTTCGCCAGCGCTGCGCGCGCTGAAGGCCGCGAAGATCTCAGAGGACATCGTGGTCCCCCGGTCGAAGATTCCGGAGGTCATCGAGCGGCTCAAGAAGATGGGGGAGGAGCTGGGGCTCACCGTCGCCACGTATGGCCATGCGGGCGACGGCAACCTGCACGCCAACATCCTCTACGACGGCCCCGCCCAGCGCCCCCTCGTCGAGGAGGCCCTGAGGAGGATGCTGGAGCTCACCGTCGCCCTGGGCGGCACCATCACCGGCGAGCACGGGGTGGGCCACGCCAAGCGGGAATATCTGGCCCTGGAGCAGGCGCCCGCGCTCCTGGACCTCCAGCGACGCCTGAAGGCCTTTTTTGATCCATCAGGCCTGCTCAACCCCGAGAAAATCTTCCCCGCGCCCAAGCGTTCATGA
- a CDS encoding metal ABC transporter permease, which yields METALLEPSKWETFQSAWELFQDPILCALIAGCVLGFLSVYVVLRRMVFVSAAVTNTAGLGVALAFFAEIHLGVHVDPLVGAVVLSVAATLLLMVEPARLRLSRESLLGCAFAFAGGAAILVGDRIAQESHDIQGILFGTAVLVTPDQLQAVAVAGAVLMVLHLWWFRGIAFVSFDRIGATVQGLPVRLLDTVLMVSIGIMVGVCARALGALPVFAFSTLSAIAALVLDLRLPWTFFTATVLGGIAGAGGYLFAYFYDFPVGGSQTVLSGVLVLLMMLVRLVRLPFLRKA from the coding sequence GTGGAAACAGCCCTGCTTGAGCCCTCGAAGTGGGAGACGTTCCAGTCCGCCTGGGAGCTGTTCCAGGACCCCATCCTGTGCGCGCTCATCGCCGGGTGCGTGCTGGGCTTCCTCAGCGTCTACGTCGTCCTGCGGCGCATGGTGTTCGTCAGCGCGGCGGTGACGAACACGGCGGGCCTGGGCGTGGCGCTGGCCTTCTTCGCGGAGATCCACCTGGGCGTCCACGTGGACCCGCTGGTGGGCGCGGTGGTGCTGTCCGTGGCGGCCACGCTGCTGCTGATGGTGGAGCCCGCGCGGCTGCGCCTGTCACGCGAGAGCCTGCTGGGGTGCGCGTTCGCCTTCGCGGGCGGCGCGGCCATCCTCGTGGGCGACCGCATCGCGCAGGAGTCGCACGACATCCAGGGCATCCTCTTCGGCACCGCCGTGCTGGTGACGCCGGATCAGCTCCAGGCGGTGGCGGTGGCGGGCGCGGTGCTGATGGTGCTGCACCTGTGGTGGTTCCGGGGCATCGCCTTCGTCAGCTTTGATCGCATCGGCGCCACGGTGCAGGGGCTGCCGGTGCGGCTGCTGGACACGGTGCTGATGGTGTCCATTGGCATCATGGTGGGCGTGTGCGCGCGGGCCCTGGGCGCCCTGCCCGTCTTCGCGTTCTCCACGCTGTCGGCCATCGCCGCGCTGGTGTTGGATCTGCGGCTGCCGTGGACGTTCTTCACCGCCACCGTGCTGGGCGGCATCGCGGGCGCGGGCGGCTACCTGTTCGCGTACTTCTACGACTTCCCGGTGGGCGGCTCGCAGACCGTCCTGTCCGGGGTGCTGGTGCTGCTGATGATGCTGGTGCGCCTGGTGCGCCTGCCCTTCCTGCGCAAGGCGTAG
- a CDS encoding zinc-regulated TonB-dependent outer membrane receptor, which translates to MSFHPRRHPRALAVMLAVQLSASTAWAQSSPGPTPSPSPAAPAPADAQPQAPADAQPQAPADAQSDVPALSPEEMAEIEKALGADASTRARPSGDTSPASPTATNDSGVTPLRLPAAITGGTSFLNLSFILDMAVAAFSSKEPLQGGAHDPTQNGFNLQQLELSIGSVVDPYFRFDSNIVFSQFGVEIEEAYATTLDLPANLQVRAGQFLTRFGRINATHPHAWDFVDQPFVMSRVFGGEGNRGLGMEGSWLAPLPWYVEVIGSVTDAKGEATARSFFGASNERVLSPLDLQLTGAVKQFFPLSDDLSLLWGLSTATGPNPTGYRNHTSIYGTDVYLKFRPITEASAQQLVLQAEVLYRRRQAPGDLLSDWGGYAQTVWRFSNRWATGVRYEFGTAAKTQEGRVANDPLDPEWIADRQRITASLTFWPTEFSRLRLQAATDRVGWRATPDYSAFVALEVVTGAHGAHAF; encoded by the coding sequence GTGTCATTTCATCCGCGCAGGCATCCCCGCGCCCTGGCCGTCATGCTCGCCGTGCAGCTGTCCGCGAGCACCGCCTGGGCCCAGTCATCCCCCGGGCCGACGCCTTCACCCTCCCCCGCCGCGCCCGCGCCGGCCGATGCGCAGCCTCAAGCCCCGGCCGACGCGCAGCCCCAGGCTCCGGCCGACGCTCAATCCGATGTCCCGGCCCTGAGTCCGGAGGAGATGGCGGAGATTGAGAAGGCCCTGGGCGCGGACGCGAGCACGCGCGCGCGGCCCTCCGGAGACACGTCCCCGGCTTCGCCCACCGCCACCAACGACTCCGGCGTGACGCCGCTGCGGCTGCCAGCGGCCATCACCGGCGGCACCAGCTTCCTCAACCTGAGCTTCATCCTGGACATGGCCGTGGCGGCGTTCTCCAGCAAGGAGCCGTTGCAGGGCGGCGCGCACGACCCGACGCAGAACGGCTTCAACCTCCAGCAGTTGGAGCTGTCCATCGGGTCGGTGGTGGATCCGTACTTCCGCTTCGACAGCAACATCGTGTTCAGCCAGTTCGGCGTGGAGATTGAAGAGGCGTACGCCACCACGCTGGACCTGCCCGCGAACCTCCAGGTGCGCGCGGGCCAGTTCCTCACGCGCTTCGGGCGGATCAACGCCACCCACCCGCACGCGTGGGACTTCGTGGATCAGCCCTTCGTCATGAGCCGCGTGTTCGGCGGCGAGGGCAACCGCGGCCTGGGCATGGAGGGCTCCTGGCTCGCGCCGCTGCCCTGGTACGTGGAGGTCATCGGCAGCGTCACCGACGCGAAGGGCGAGGCCACCGCGCGCAGCTTCTTTGGCGCGTCCAACGAGCGCGTGCTCTCCCCGCTGGACCTCCAGCTCACCGGCGCGGTGAAGCAGTTCTTCCCGCTGTCGGACGACCTGTCGCTGCTGTGGGGCCTGTCCACCGCCACCGGGCCCAACCCCACGGGCTACCGCAACCACACCAGCATCTACGGCACGGACGTCTACCTGAAGTTCCGGCCCATCACCGAGGCGAGCGCACAGCAGCTGGTGCTCCAGGCGGAGGTGCTCTACCGCCGCCGCCAGGCCCCCGGGGACCTGCTGTCCGACTGGGGCGGCTACGCGCAGACGGTGTGGCGCTTCTCCAACCGCTGGGCCACCGGCGTGCGCTACGAGTTCGGCACGGCGGCGAAGACGCAGGAGGGCCGCGTCGCGAATGATCCGCTCGACCCCGAGTGGATCGCCGACCGCCAGCGCATCACCGCGTCATTGACGTTCTGGCCCACGGAGTTCTCCCGCCTGCGCCTGCAGGCCGCCACGGACCGCGTCGGCTGGCGCGCGACGCCGGACTATTCGGCCTTCGTCGCGCTCGAGGTCGTGACCGGCGCCCACGGTGCCCATGCGTTCTGA
- a CDS encoding metal ABC transporter ATP-binding protein yields the protein MDTAHRAAPPPEPGEALLKCEQLVIGYGGKDILPPMDLVVRRRQFVAVVGRNGSGKSTWFKTLLGLIPPVSGRITLGTPNIRSAYVPQMSSIDSLLPVHARELTGWGRLSGWNFLRPFPSATDRQKVEAALDTAGARGIAKRPFRDLSGGEKQRALLARVIATEADVVLLDEPTAAMDAVAEKQTMLRLCALAHDRGLGVVVVSHDLSVAAEHADVILFVDREHRCFVMGDARTVFCHPAFRRQYGDDYCHSAPQGPHRGNSPA from the coding sequence CTGGACACCGCGCACCGCGCGGCACCGCCCCCGGAGCCCGGGGAGGCGCTGCTCAAGTGCGAGCAGCTCGTCATCGGCTACGGGGGCAAGGACATCCTGCCGCCCATGGACCTGGTGGTGCGCCGCCGGCAGTTCGTGGCCGTGGTGGGCCGCAACGGCTCCGGCAAGAGCACCTGGTTCAAGACGCTGCTGGGGCTCATCCCGCCGGTGTCCGGGCGCATCACGCTGGGCACCCCGAACATCCGCAGCGCCTACGTGCCGCAGATGTCGTCCATCGACTCGCTGCTCCCCGTGCATGCGCGGGAGCTGACCGGGTGGGGGCGGCTGTCGGGGTGGAACTTCCTGCGGCCCTTCCCCAGCGCCACCGATAGGCAGAAGGTGGAGGCGGCGCTCGACACCGCCGGGGCGCGCGGTATCGCGAAGCGTCCCTTCCGCGACCTGTCCGGCGGCGAGAAGCAGCGCGCCCTGCTCGCGCGCGTCATCGCCACCGAGGCGGACGTGGTGCTGCTGGATGAACCCACCGCGGCGATGGACGCCGTGGCGGAGAAGCAGACGATGCTGCGGCTGTGCGCGCTCGCGCATGACCGGGGCCTGGGCGTGGTGGTGGTGAGCCACGACCTGTCCGTCGCGGCCGAGCACGCCGACGTCATCCTCTTCGTGGACCGCGAGCACCGCTGCTTCGTCATGGGCGATGCGCGCACCGTGTTCTGCCATCCGGCCTTCCGCCGCCAGTACGGCGACGACTACTGTCACAGCGCACCCCAGGGGCCTCATCGTGGAAACAGCCCTGCTTGA
- a CDS encoding isochorismatase family protein produces the protein MSSFRLKSEQAVLLVIDIQERLCAAMERDALDRMLARTGAAVEGARALGVPVFVTEQYPQGLGRTHSLLKLKLGTYTPLEKMDFSAATPDVLSALGERKQVLIAGMEAHICVFQTVRDLADGGRQPCLLADAVLSRTEEDRRVGLELCRDAGARILTVESALFDMLGRAGTPEFKKVSAAVR, from the coding sequence ATGTCCTCGTTCCGCCTGAAGTCCGAGCAGGCCGTGCTGCTCGTCATCGACATCCAGGAGCGCCTGTGCGCCGCGATGGAGCGCGACGCCCTGGACCGCATGCTCGCGCGCACCGGCGCCGCCGTGGAGGGCGCCCGGGCCCTGGGCGTGCCGGTGTTCGTCACGGAGCAGTACCCGCAGGGGCTGGGCCGCACGCACTCGCTCCTGAAGCTGAAGCTGGGCACGTACACGCCGCTGGAGAAGATGGACTTCTCCGCCGCCACGCCGGACGTGCTGTCGGCGCTCGGGGAGCGCAAGCAGGTGCTCATCGCGGGAATGGAGGCGCACATCTGCGTCTTCCAGACGGTGCGCGACCTGGCGGACGGCGGCCGTCAGCCGTGCCTGCTGGCGGACGCGGTGCTGTCGCGCACGGAGGAGGACCGCCGCGTGGGGTTGGAGCTGTGCCGCGACGCCGGCGCGCGCATCCTCACCGTGGAGTCGGCCCTGTTCGACATGCTGGGCCGCGCGGGCACGCCCGAGTTCAAGAAGGTCTCCGCCGCCGTCCGCTGA
- a CDS encoding tetratricopeptide repeat protein has product MLALWVLAALPAQAAEPALLTQLDALFDKRNDAESVKALETGLKDALTAAPEDFDLVWRKARILQWQADGAASEKLKKVLGKQTWEQGDKAAKLQPSRVEGHYYAACGIGSYSQAVGIMKALGDGLEGKFNERLDTALKLDPGYDFGGPWLVKGRYFYELPWPKRDLSKSVSFYEKAIAKYPQSLRAYLYLAETLLKDGKAKEAKAAIEKVKQGSTAYSLAEAQRVQQWAKKVDADIQEELK; this is encoded by the coding sequence TTGCTAGCCCTTTGGGTTCTGGCGGCCCTTCCGGCCCAGGCGGCGGAACCCGCGCTGCTCACCCAACTCGACGCGTTGTTCGACAAACGCAACGACGCCGAATCCGTGAAGGCGCTGGAGACGGGGCTGAAGGACGCCCTGACGGCCGCGCCCGAGGACTTCGACCTCGTGTGGCGCAAGGCCCGCATCCTCCAATGGCAGGCGGACGGCGCCGCCTCCGAAAAGCTCAAGAAGGTCCTGGGCAAGCAGACCTGGGAGCAGGGCGACAAGGCCGCGAAGCTCCAGCCCTCGCGCGTGGAGGGGCACTACTACGCCGCATGTGGCATTGGGTCCTACTCGCAGGCCGTGGGCATCATGAAGGCCCTGGGCGACGGCCTGGAGGGCAAGTTCAACGAGCGCCTGGACACCGCGCTGAAGCTCGACCCGGGCTACGACTTCGGGGGCCCCTGGCTGGTGAAGGGGCGCTACTTCTATGAGCTGCCGTGGCCGAAGCGGGACCTGTCCAAGTCGGTTTCGTTCTACGAGAAGGCCATCGCCAAGTATCCGCAGTCGTTGCGCGCCTACCTCTACCTGGCCGAGACGTTGCTGAAGGACGGCAAGGCGAAGGAAGCGAAGGCCGCCATCGAGAAGGTCAAGCAGGGAAGCACCGCGTACAGCCTCGCCGAGGCGCAACGGGTGCAGCAGTGGGCCAAGAAGGTGGATGCAGACATCCAGGAGGAGCTCAAGTGA
- a CDS encoding metal ABC transporter substrate-binding protein, whose translation MRSLRLFAALLAAAVCLTAAPALADLKVVATLPDLAAVAKAVGGDKVEVVALALPTQDPHFVDAKPNLALALNRADLLITAGLDLEIGWLPSLQLGARNNRILTGNEGFLDASRFVSLQEVPTTAVDRSQGDVHPGGNPHYLYDPRQGIAVARGIEARMSQLDAKNAATYKANLAKFTQEVQAARPGWEKRLAGLKGAPVIAYHRTTAYLQDWLGFTTVAFLEPKPGIPPNPSHVAQVLAQGKARKVKLVVKEGYYPDGTARLVASKIPAPLIVIPGGTDFRDGQTYVQRIESLVSRLEQGLAGKGE comes from the coding sequence ATGCGTTCCCTTCGCCTCTTCGCGGCGCTCCTCGCCGCCGCCGTGTGCCTCACCGCCGCCCCCGCGCTCGCGGACCTGAAGGTCGTCGCCACGCTCCCGGACCTCGCCGCCGTGGCCAAGGCCGTGGGCGGGGACAAGGTGGAGGTGGTGGCCCTGGCGCTGCCCACGCAGGACCCGCACTTCGTGGACGCCAAGCCGAACCTGGCGCTCGCGCTCAACCGCGCCGACCTGCTGATCACGGCGGGCCTGGACCTGGAGATCGGCTGGCTGCCGTCGCTCCAGCTGGGCGCGCGCAACAACCGCATCCTCACGGGCAACGAGGGCTTCCTGGACGCGTCGCGGTTCGTGAGCCTCCAGGAGGTGCCCACGACGGCGGTGGACCGCAGCCAGGGCGACGTGCACCCCGGCGGCAACCCCCACTATCTCTATGATCCGCGTCAGGGCATCGCGGTGGCGCGCGGCATCGAGGCGCGCATGTCGCAGCTCGACGCGAAGAACGCCGCCACCTACAAGGCGAACCTGGCGAAGTTCACGCAGGAGGTGCAGGCCGCGCGGCCCGGATGGGAGAAGCGGCTCGCGGGCCTCAAGGGCGCGCCCGTCATCGCGTACCACCGCACGACGGCGTACCTCCAGGACTGGCTGGGCTTCACCACCGTCGCGTTCCTGGAGCCCAAGCCCGGCATCCCGCCCAACCCGTCCCACGTCGCGCAGGTGCTGGCCCAGGGCAAGGCGCGCAAGGTGAAGCTGGTGGTGAAGGAGGGCTACTACCCGGACGGCACCGCGCGGCTCGTGGCGTCGAAGATCCCCGCGCCGCTCATCGTCATCCCCGGCGGCACCGACTTCCGCGATGGCCAGACCTACGTGCAGCGCATCGAATCGCTGGTGAGCCGCCTGGAGCAGGGCCTCGCCGGGAAGGGGGAGTGA
- a CDS encoding AMP-dependent synthetase/ligase — protein MRAESQVTTAPAASGTQEQNLVQLLVQRAQNASKVGVTHKKDGRWQDVTFAQVLEDVKGLASGLIAQGIQPGDRVAIFANTSLQWIVADLAISAAQAITVPIYGSNTPDECRYILNHSETKLLLVDSDEKDAKQAGRLSRVRSKLGEIPTLQKIVVFEGPVSGDKEISLADVMASGKSGPQATEEAFAQRVAAVNSDDTNLLIYTSGTTGDPKGVILTHGNWAYEAKATQAMGMMKPEDSVMLFLPLAHVFAQVVKAAWLSMGFRLIIAESVDKLLANLAETRPTVLPSVPRVFEKVYNNVVANGSAAPGVKGKLFTWAFGLFDEYADAMAQGREYNSLMFSLAKKLVFSKVRKTLDEKLGGNMRIFISGGAPLSRKIAYFFDLLELKVLEGYGLTETSAPCNANRVEKIKIGTVGPPVPGTEIKIAADGEIMVRGPCVMKGYYKNPEATAEVLEPDGWFHTGDIGEVDSDNYLRITDRKKDIIVTAGGKNVAPQNIENTLKTFPLISQAMVYGDKRPFLVALITVSEDPAKKFLEDKGIAVGSYAQNSQRPEIKTAVEEIIKKVNAEIPPYSSIKKIAVMDADFTQESGELTPTLKVKRKVASQKYKAAIDAMYDGAKVMD, from the coding sequence GTGAGGGCAGAGTCTCAGGTCACGACGGCTCCCGCAGCGAGTGGGACGCAGGAGCAGAACCTCGTCCAGTTGCTCGTTCAGCGGGCCCAGAACGCATCCAAGGTAGGCGTCACGCACAAGAAGGACGGCCGCTGGCAGGACGTCACCTTCGCCCAGGTGCTGGAGGACGTGAAGGGGTTGGCGTCCGGGCTCATCGCCCAGGGCATCCAGCCCGGGGACCGGGTGGCCATCTTCGCCAACACCAGCCTCCAGTGGATCGTCGCGGACCTGGCCATCAGCGCGGCGCAGGCCATCACGGTCCCCATCTACGGCTCCAACACGCCGGATGAGTGTCGCTACATCCTGAACCACTCGGAGACGAAGCTGCTGCTCGTCGACTCCGACGAGAAGGACGCGAAGCAGGCGGGCCGCCTGTCGCGCGTGCGCTCGAAGCTGGGTGAAATCCCCACGCTCCAGAAGATCGTCGTCTTCGAGGGCCCGGTCAGCGGCGACAAGGAGATCTCGCTGGCGGACGTGATGGCGTCCGGCAAGAGCGGTCCCCAGGCGACGGAGGAGGCGTTCGCGCAGCGCGTGGCGGCCGTGAATTCGGACGACACGAACCTGCTCATCTACACCTCCGGCACCACGGGCGACCCCAAGGGCGTCATCCTGACCCACGGCAACTGGGCCTATGAAGCGAAGGCCACCCAGGCCATGGGCATGATGAAGCCCGAGGACTCGGTGATGCTGTTCCTGCCCCTGGCGCACGTGTTCGCCCAGGTGGTGAAGGCCGCGTGGCTGTCCATGGGCTTCCGGCTCATCATCGCGGAGTCGGTGGACAAGCTGCTGGCGAACCTGGCGGAGACGCGCCCCACGGTGCTGCCGTCGGTGCCGCGCGTGTTCGAGAAGGTCTACAACAACGTCGTGGCCAACGGCTCCGCGGCGCCCGGGGTGAAGGGCAAGCTGTTCACCTGGGCCTTCGGCCTGTTCGACGAGTACGCCGACGCCATGGCGCAGGGCCGCGAGTACAACTCGCTGATGTTCAGCCTGGCGAAGAAGCTGGTCTTCTCCAAGGTGCGCAAGACGCTGGATGAGAAGCTGGGCGGCAACATGCGCATCTTCATCTCCGGCGGCGCGCCGCTGTCGCGGAAGATCGCCTACTTCTTCGACCTGCTGGAGCTCAAGGTGCTGGAGGGCTACGGGCTCACGGAGACGAGCGCGCCCTGCAACGCCAACCGCGTGGAGAAGATCAAGATCGGCACCGTGGGGCCGCCGGTGCCCGGCACGGAGATCAAGATCGCCGCGGACGGGGAGATCATGGTGCGTGGCCCGTGCGTGATGAAGGGCTACTACAAGAACCCGGAGGCCACGGCGGAGGTGCTGGAGCCGGACGGCTGGTTCCACACCGGCGACATCGGCGAGGTGGACTCCGACAACTACCTGCGCATCACCGACCGCAAGAAGGACATCATCGTCACCGCGGGCGGCAAGAACGTGGCCCCCCAGAACATCGAGAACACGCTCAAGACGTTCCCGCTCATCAGCCAGGCCATGGTGTACGGCGACAAGCGCCCGTTCCTCGTCGCGCTCATCACCGTGTCGGAGGATCCCGCGAAGAAGTTCCTGGAAGACAAGGGCATCGCGGTGGGCAGCTACGCGCAGAACTCCCAGCGGCCGGAGATCAAGACGGCCGTCGAGGAGATCATCAAGAAGGTGAACGCGGAGATCCCTCCGTACTCCAGCATCAAGAAGATCGCGGTCATGGACGCGGACTTCACGCAGGAGTCCGGCGAGCTCACGCCCACCCTCAAGGTGAAGCGCAAGGTGGCCAGCCAGAAGTACAAGGCCGCCATCGACGCCATGTACGACGGCGCGAAGGTGATGGACTGA
- a CDS encoding twin-arginine translocase TatA/TatE family subunit, whose protein sequence is MGLKLPEILLIFAALLLLFGGSRLPQLGSSLGSALRNFKRGFSTDEKEDVEEKKTTGTLSAASGVDKDVAAKSPSHHA, encoded by the coding sequence ATGGGTTTGAAGCTTCCTGAGATTCTCTTGATTTTCGCGGCGCTGCTGCTGCTGTTCGGCGGCTCGCGGCTGCCGCAGCTCGGCTCGTCCCTGGGCAGTGCGCTCCGCAACTTCAAGCGCGGCTTCTCCACCGACGAGAAGGAAGACGTCGAGGAGAAGAAGACGACGGGCACCCTGTCCGCCGCCTCCGGCGTGGACAAGGACGTGGCGGCCAAGTCGCCCAGCCACCACGCCTGA
- a CDS encoding sigma-70 family RNA polymerase sigma factor, which produces MANSTKYAAEGLSHYLRHLGGHHQLTREQEYELARQARKGDESARQTLASSNLAFVVAVAKKFANRGARLDDLIQEGNVGLMKAIEHFDPKKNVRFATYAVWWIRAYITRYLKDNRSQVRGGEAERGSMVDFSLDATIDEEGETTFLDRLEDGGPSPQESFLTREQDAEVQEALAKVRKRIGDLGWDILQERLTQDKPLTLEELGQRWGVSRERVRQVELKTKNFLERYLLAFNENEEHTATADAA; this is translated from the coding sequence ATGGCCAACTCGACGAAGTACGCAGCAGAGGGCCTCTCGCATTACCTGCGTCACCTGGGCGGGCACCACCAGCTGACGCGTGAGCAGGAGTACGAGCTCGCGCGCCAGGCCCGCAAGGGAGATGAGAGCGCCCGACAGACGCTCGCCAGCTCCAACCTCGCTTTCGTGGTCGCCGTCGCGAAGAAGTTCGCCAACCGCGGCGCCCGCCTGGATGACCTCATCCAGGAAGGCAACGTGGGCTTGATGAAGGCCATCGAGCACTTCGACCCGAAGAAGAACGTGCGCTTCGCCACCTATGCCGTCTGGTGGATCCGCGCCTACATCACCCGCTACCTCAAGGACAACCGCAGCCAGGTGCGCGGCGGCGAGGCGGAGCGGGGCAGCATGGTGGACTTCTCGCTGGACGCCACCATCGACGAGGAGGGTGAGACCACGTTCCTCGACCGGCTGGAGGACGGCGGCCCGTCGCCCCAGGAGTCGTTCCTGACGCGCGAACAGGACGCCGAGGTCCAGGAGGCCCTGGCCAAGGTGCGCAAGCGCATCGGTGACCTGGGCTGGGACATCCTCCAGGAGCGGCTGACGCAGGACAAGCCGCTGACGCTGGAGGAGCTGGGCCAGCGCTGGGGCGTGTCGCGCGAGCGCGTGCGCCAGGTGGAGCTGAAGACGAAGAACTTCCTGGAGCGCTACCTCCTCGCCTTCAACGAGAACGAGGAGCACACCGCCACGGCCGACGCCGCCTGA
- the folE gene encoding GTP cyclohydrolase I, producing the protein MARAVRDFLTAAGLSLQDVNLVDTPTRVADVWSNGFLDGYARTPEEALGKTYPAPANSSGELVVVSDLRFHSMCPHHLLPFTGRAHVAYVPGTRVVGFGRLASLVDCFAHRLILQEELARQVAQSLARVLDSPATACILEAEQACLRLRADHQRDAVTHAEAYEGLLRRDGPLRRELWARLGARR; encoded by the coding sequence ATGGCCCGGGCCGTGCGCGACTTCCTCACCGCCGCGGGCCTCTCCCTCCAGGACGTGAACCTGGTGGACACCCCGACGCGCGTGGCCGACGTGTGGTCCAACGGCTTCCTCGACGGCTACGCCCGCACGCCGGAGGAGGCGCTCGGGAAGACCTATCCCGCGCCCGCGAACTCGTCCGGGGAGCTGGTCGTCGTGTCGGACCTGCGCTTCCACTCCATGTGCCCGCACCACCTGCTGCCCTTCACCGGCCGGGCCCACGTGGCCTACGTGCCCGGGACGCGCGTGGTGGGCTTCGGTCGGCTGGCGTCGCTGGTGGACTGCTTCGCCCACCGGCTCATCCTCCAGGAGGAACTGGCCCGGCAGGTGGCCCAGTCGCTCGCCCGCGTGCTCGACAGCCCCGCCACCGCCTGCATCCTGGAGGCCGAGCAGGCCTGTCTGCGCTTGAGGGCGGACCATCAGCGCGACGCCGTCACGCACGCCGAAGCCTACGAGGGCCTGCTGCGCCGCGACGGCCCCCTGCGCCGCGAGCTGTGGGCCCGGCTGGGGGCCCGGCGATGA